In Caldicellulosiruptor obsidiansis OB47, a single window of DNA contains:
- a CDS encoding MBL fold metallo-hydrolase RNA specificity domain-containing protein, with protein sequence MKITFIGGAQSVTGSCYLFEFEGVKFLIDCGMFQGGLTEELLNYEAFPFNPSEIEFVILSHAHIDHSGRIPKLYKDGFRGVIYTTDATVDLCNIMLPDSAHIQESEIEWKNRKRKREGKEQLKPLYTLEDAENVLKHFRGVKYDQKVQINKNLSFVFKDAGHMLGSAIIELYIIEDGKEYKLVFSGDLGNKNVPILRDPTIIDGCDYLFIESTYGNRFHVDVENKSKKLIDIICTTISNGGKVIIPSFAVGRTQEILYEIAKEIVTHSEKAKVIRDVEIFVDSPLATSATAIYKKHIEYFDTEAAMFIKNGIYPLEPPNLRFIKSVDESKWLNEYDKSCIIISSSGMCEAGRIKHHLKHNLWNEKNTVLFVGYQAPNTLGRKLLDGQKKVKIFGEEVEVKAKIEYIEAYSGHADKGGLFSWIEHMSEKPKKIFVVHGEKEVQLEFAEELKNRFGADVIVPARGEMYEIGPEYVLSKERLFSELPSFINLSILAQIEDIEYELNRLKEGIKHSAISSERLLALNSNLEELRYLLNLALNDY encoded by the coding sequence TTGAAGATAACATTTATAGGTGGGGCCCAGAGCGTAACAGGTTCATGTTATCTTTTTGAATTTGAAGGGGTAAAATTTCTGATAGATTGTGGTATGTTTCAAGGAGGTTTAACTGAAGAACTGCTCAACTATGAAGCATTTCCTTTTAATCCGTCAGAAATTGAGTTTGTTATTCTTTCTCATGCCCATATTGACCATAGTGGAAGAATTCCAAAACTCTACAAGGATGGTTTTAGAGGAGTAATATACACAACAGATGCAACAGTGGACCTGTGTAATATTATGCTGCCCGACAGTGCTCATATTCAGGAAAGCGAGATTGAATGGAAAAATAGAAAGAGAAAAAGAGAAGGGAAAGAACAATTAAAGCCGCTTTATACTTTAGAAGATGCAGAAAATGTTCTCAAGCACTTTAGAGGTGTAAAATATGATCAAAAAGTTCAAATAAACAAAAATTTGAGTTTTGTATTTAAAGATGCAGGACACATGCTTGGTTCGGCGATAATTGAGCTCTATATAATAGAAGATGGTAAAGAATATAAGCTTGTTTTTTCTGGTGATTTAGGAAATAAAAATGTTCCTATTTTAAGAGATCCCACCATTATAGATGGTTGTGATTATCTGTTTATTGAAAGCACATATGGCAATAGATTTCATGTGGATGTTGAAAACAAATCTAAAAAGCTTATAGACATAATTTGCACTACCATATCAAATGGAGGAAAGGTTATAATCCCTTCGTTTGCTGTAGGTAGAACACAAGAGATATTATATGAAATTGCAAAAGAGATTGTGACCCATTCCGAAAAAGCCAAAGTTATAAGAGATGTAGAAATTTTTGTTGACAGTCCACTTGCAACTTCTGCGACTGCTATCTATAAAAAACATATAGAGTATTTTGATACAGAAGCAGCTATGTTCATAAAGAATGGTATATATCCTCTTGAACCACCTAATTTGAGGTTTATAAAGTCTGTTGACGAATCAAAGTGGTTAAATGAGTACGACAAGAGCTGTATAATAATTTCTTCGAGTGGAATGTGTGAGGCAGGAAGAATAAAGCACCATCTTAAACATAATTTGTGGAATGAGAAAAACACTGTACTTTTTGTTGGATATCAGGCACCAAACACGCTTGGAAGAAAACTTTTGGATGGGCAGAAAAAGGTAAAGATATTTGGTGAAGAAGTGGAAGTAAAAGCCAAGATAGAGTATATCGAGGCTTATTCAGGGCATGCAGATAAAGGTGGCCTTTTTTCGTGGATTGAACACATGAGCGAAAAACCAAAGAAGATTTTTGTGGTCCACGGTGAAAAAGAGGTACAACTTGAGTTTGCAGAAGAACTAAAAAACAGGTTCGGAGCAGATGTAATTGTTCCTGCGCGCGGCGAGATGTATGAAATTGGACCTGAATATGTTTTGTCCAAAGAAAGGTTGTTCTCAGAACTTCCTTCCTTTATCAATCTTTCAATACTTGCTCAGATTGAGGATATTGAATATGAACTTAACAGATTGAAAGAAGGTATAAAACACTCTGCTATTTCTTCAGAAAGGCTACTTGCTCTAAATTCAAATTTAGAAGAGTTGAGATATCTCCTCAATCTGGCTTTGAACGACTACTAA